Genomic DNA from [Chlorobium] sp. 445:
TTATGCGCCCAAAAGCCCCAACCAATTGATTCATTGGCTGGCACGAGCACCGAAAGTAAAAGTGCTAGAGCCACGATTAGGTGCATCCAGAACACATCTCTCATGGTTAATTTGAGTTAAGTTGGTTAGACTGCACGCAAAGTTATGCAAATTTTCTTTGTTGCTTTCTTTCAACGTGTGGCTTTTGTAGGAGTGCTGGATGTGGCAGATGCAGTGTGGTATGCTTCCCTAAGCGGAATGAACTTTTAGGCACTTTGCAGCGTCGCCAGTTTAATTTTCTTTCCCGTGCTCGTACTGGTTGCAAGTTGCCCACATGCAGCGTCAATATCTCTACCACGACTGCGTCGAAGTGTTACGGTTAGGTTCGCCTCAGACAATCTACGCAGGAACATTTCCTTGCGCTCTTCTGTGCTGCGCTTGTAGTCCATGTTAGCAATTGGATTGTAATCTATCAGATTGATTTTTGAGGGAAAACTGCGGGCAAACTTAATGAGTGCCGCTACATCCTCTTCACCATCATTGATGCCATTGAGTAAGAGATATTCAAGAAATACTGGCTTCTTTTTGACTTGTGCATAACGCTGCAGGGCTTGTTTGAGATCTTTGAGTGGATAGACATTTGTAATCGGCATCATCTCGCGCCGTTTTTCCTCAATGGCTGAATGCAGCGAGAGTGCAAGCCGAAACTTTTCAGGGCTTTCTGTCAGGCGTTCAATGCCGGGCACAATCCCAACAGTCGAGACCGTAATGTGACGCTCTCCGATTTTGAATTGATAGCGGTCATGCGCAAGAATTTCAATCGCTTCCATCACCCGTTCGAGGTTCAGCATTGGCTCGCCCATACCCATAAACACCACATTTGAAATGCGCTTACCGTAACGCGCTTTAGCCATCTGCATTGCGCCCAAGACTTGGTCGGTGATTTCTCCAATCGTGAGGTTGCGTGAAAAACCCATGTAGCCTGTAGCGCAGAACTTGCATGCTAGTGCACAGCCTACTTGCGAGGACACGCACACCGTCATTCGCTCGCGCCCTTCGCGTAAATCAGGAATGAGTACAGTCTCAATGCGTGCTCCATCGGAGAGTTCATAGAGCAGTTTGATGGTCTGCGCATTCTCACGCTCTGCCGAACTTACATCCAGCACAGGGTGCAAGCGCGAGATAAAAAATTCATGGGCAAGTTTCTCTCTCAAGGCCTTGGGAAGAGTAGTCATCTGAGCAATATCCGTTACATCCTGCGAATGCAAAGCGTGCCGAATCTGTTCGGCTCGATACCCCGGCTCACCAAGTGCTGCTAACCGCGATTTGAGCTCGTTCAGACTTAATGATTTAAGATCTTGCATCGCTTTTGCTTCCCCTTGCATTTTACTTTCTGCTCCCTCTATGCTTTATGCCCTCGCTTCAGCACGCTTGAAATGAAAATCGCCTGTCCGTCCTGGCAGGCGATACTGGAGTTGTTGGGGTACCAGGATTCGAACCTGGGAATGTCGGCTCCAAAGGCCGATGCCTTACCGCTTGGCGATACCCCATCGTTAAAATACGCCTCGTCTCTAAGTTCAAGTCCTCCATTGGACTGTTGTGCAAGTAGAGAGTTAGATTGGATTTTCGCTTCACCCTGCGAATGAGGTTGAGACGAGGCTATTTCCAAACCTACTTGTGCGAAAATAGCAAAACTTCTTGCTTTCTGCAAGACAAGTTGCCTTTCTTTGTGCTGCAATTACGGCAACTTTACTCTAGGCTTTTTCTGCAAAGATGATGACACGTGGTGAGCTGTCGGGGTCAAACAGCGCACCATCATAATCACCTAAGATACCGACAATGCAAAATCCCACTGCGCTTAATTGCTCTATCAGCTCTGTGTGGCTGTAGAGCCTGACAGACTCCATAAAGCGCTTGAGCTTGCCATTCTCCACGAGCGTGATTACCTTCTTTATGGAATCTCCTACGATCTTTCGCTCTTCACTGACATAAATTCCATCTAGCATCCGCTTCGTGAGCGGCTTGTAATTTTTACGCACATAGGTTGCATTGAAAAAATCCAACACATAGATTCCACCACTTTTCAGCGCACGATACACGTTTTCAAGCACACGCTTGTCATCATCAGGCTCCTCAAAGTAGCCGAAACTTGTAAAGAGTTGAACCACCAGATCATAGTCTTGACTAAAGTCAATCTCTCGCATATCCTTTTGCAAGAAAGTGAGCTTGACATGGTGCTGCTCAGCCAAGCGACGCGCTTCTTGTAAGAGCATTGGTGAAAGGTCGTTTGCTGTTACGCTACAACCTTTTTCAGCAAACGCTACAGCATGCCGACCGGCACCGCAAGCAATGTCAAGCACCTTCGGCGAAGCACACCGCGCTTGAATGGTTGAGTAGCGCAAAATTGTCTCTACCGTTTTCTCTGCTTCTTTGAAATTTCGATGTTCGTAGAGCTTGAGGTAGATTGGACTGTTGAACCAGAGCGCAAACCACTCGCTGGTCTCAACTGGCACACGCTCTAGTGTTGCGTCTTGTTGTGCCGCAAGCAGGTCTTGTTGCGTTGGCAACAGATGTGTCTGTGATAAGGACTGATCGTGTAGTAGTGGCTGCTCTTTCAATGTTTTTATCATCTTTGTTAAAAGTTTGACCATAGAAACCCTGCATGCTTACATGGCGTTCCTTGCGATTTATTCTTCGAGCTAAAAAGCCTACACGAGTATGCAGGCTTTTCATCAGGCTTTACACAGAGCACGTTATACGATACTTACTGTGCGATGTTTACAGGGAAGGTCGCATCAATATCCGTTTCAGGTCCAGGCTGCAAAGCGGGGGTTTTACGTACCGATGAAGAATAGTGGTAAAGTATGACGCGCAATGTTCCACTTGTAGCTGCTCCGCTGCTCACTTGAGCACGAAAACGCAATCCTATTTCCAGATCGTTTCTATCACGGTCAGTGCGTGTAATAGTTAGGCGTCCTTGTGCACCGCCGCCTACTG
This window encodes:
- the rlmN gene encoding 23S rRNA (adenine(2503)-C(2))-methyltransferase RlmN codes for the protein MQGEAKAMQDLKSLSLNELKSRLAALGEPGYRAEQIRHALHSQDVTDIAQMTTLPKALREKLAHEFFISRLHPVLDVSSAERENAQTIKLLYELSDGARIETVLIPDLREGRERMTVCVSSQVGCALACKFCATGYMGFSRNLTIGEITDQVLGAMQMAKARYGKRISNVVFMGMGEPMLNLERVMEAIEILAHDRYQFKIGERHITVSTVGIVPGIERLTESPEKFRLALSLHSAIEEKRREMMPITNVYPLKDLKQALQRYAQVKKKPVFLEYLLLNGINDGEEDVAALIKFARSFPSKINLIDYNPIANMDYKRSTEERKEMFLRRLSEANLTVTLRRSRGRDIDAACGQLATSTSTGKKIKLATLQSA
- a CDS encoding methyltransferase type 11; translation: MVKLLTKMIKTLKEQPLLHDQSLSQTHLLPTQQDLLAAQQDATLERVPVETSEWFALWFNSPIYLKLYEHRNFKEAEKTVETILRYSTIQARCASPKVLDIACGAGRHAVAFAEKGCSVTANDLSPMLLQEARRLAEQHHVKLTFLQKDMREIDFSQDYDLVVQLFTSFGYFEEPDDDKRVLENVYRALKSGGIYVLDFFNATYVRKNYKPLTKRMLDGIYVSEERKIVGDSIKKVITLVENGKLKRFMESVRLYSHTELIEQLSAVGFCIVGILGDYDGALFDPDSSPRVIIFAEKA